One window from the genome of Antechinus flavipes isolate AdamAnt ecotype Samford, QLD, Australia chromosome X, AdamAnt_v2, whole genome shotgun sequence encodes:
- the LOC127542325 gene encoding dynamin-1-like protein, translating to MLPLIGTPFSSCVSPPPQPLHSASRKLSQREQRDCEIIRRLLQSYFLIVRKNIQDSVPKTVMHFLVNYVKEHLQSELVGQLYKAQLLEGLLTESQNMAQQRNEAASMLKALRQANQTISEIRETQLW from the exons ATGCTTCCTCTTATTGGCACCCCCTTTTCCTCCTGtgtttcccccccaccccagccttTGCATTCAGCTTCCAGAAAGCTGAGTCAAAGAGAGCAGCGAGACTGCGAGATAATCCGCAGACTTCTCCAGTCCTACTTCCTTATCGTCCGGAAGAACATCCAGGACAG TGTCCCTAAAACTGTCATGCACTTCCTGGTGAACTATGTCAAAGAGCACCTGCAGAGTGAACTGGTGGGACAGCTGTACAAGGCCCAGCTCCTGGAGGGGCTGCTGACTGAGTCCCAAAACATGGCGCAACAGCGCAACGAGGCCGCTTCCATGCTCAAG gcCCTCCGGCAGGCCAACCAGACCATCTCGGAGATCCGAGAGACTCAGCTCTGGTGA